A window of Tautonia plasticadhaerens contains these coding sequences:
- a CDS encoding collagen-binding domain-containing protein yields the protein MTRSRLALVTGLVLSAAGISPPSQARAGLLTSYNLVTTGDMEMNSHVNYNTFVGGNLTANGAVFSDHSFSGTTGLTVVGSISGSNIQVNGGKDLVVSSFGQGSDLVLMNGGDKVLGSGLPALASSIATQMADASAAFKSLSAGASNTVVLTNNGQLTFTVGEIDTLGRAVFSVDGSIFSNNAYQNGYSIAGSYADATSIILNVSGTTILHNHGQFNGEWNTQGVLAKTLWNFSDATSIDLHKNFSGAILAPRAHLTKGSTSTDGSIFVKSLLSKGETHSPYYSGFDPTSSIQAVPEPSTLVLAGIGALGFGGYALARRRRG from the coding sequence ATGACGCGCTCGCGACTGGCCCTGGTCACCGGCCTGGTCCTCTCGGCCGCCGGGATTTCGCCCCCCTCCCAGGCCCGGGCGGGGCTGCTCACCAGCTACAACCTGGTGACGACGGGCGACATGGAGATGAACTCCCACGTCAACTACAACACGTTCGTCGGCGGCAACCTGACCGCGAATGGCGCCGTCTTCTCGGACCATTCCTTCTCGGGGACGACCGGCCTGACCGTGGTCGGCTCGATCTCGGGGAGCAACATCCAGGTCAACGGCGGCAAGGATCTGGTGGTGAGCAGCTTCGGCCAGGGGAGCGACCTGGTCCTGATGAACGGCGGGGACAAGGTTCTGGGTTCGGGCCTGCCCGCGCTGGCCTCGTCGATCGCGACGCAGATGGCCGACGCCTCGGCGGCGTTCAAGTCCCTCTCGGCGGGCGCCTCGAACACGGTTGTCCTGACGAACAACGGCCAGCTGACCTTCACCGTCGGCGAGATCGACACCCTGGGCCGGGCCGTCTTCAGCGTCGATGGGTCGATCTTCAGCAATAACGCCTACCAGAACGGCTACTCCATCGCCGGGAGTTATGCCGACGCCACGTCCATCATCCTCAACGTCTCCGGCACGACCATCCTTCACAATCACGGCCAGTTCAACGGCGAATGGAACACTCAGGGAGTCCTGGCCAAGACGCTCTGGAACTTCTCGGACGCCACGTCGATCGACCTGCACAAGAACTTCAGCGGGGCGATCCTGGCCCCCAGGGCCCACCTGACCAAGGGCAGCACGTCCACCGACGGCTCGATCTTCGTCAAGAGCCTGCTCAGCAAGGGGGAGACGCACTCCCCCTACTACTCGGGGTTCGATCCCACCTCGTCGATCCAGGCCGTCCCCGAGCCCTCGACGCTCGTCCTGGCCGGGATCGGCGCCCTCGGCTTCGGCGGCTACGCCCTTGCCCGACGCCGGAGGGGATGA
- a CDS encoding NAD-dependent epimerase/dehydratase family protein, whose amino-acid sequence MRYLVTGGAGFIGSHLCERLLDDGHEVLALDDLSTGRFSNVAPLEGRPGFELRVASVTDPGVVERCVLECSAVFHLASAVGVRLVVDEPVKTIETIVNGTDTILRCCARYRRPMLLTSTSEVYGKSDRIPFREDDDVVLGPTTTRRWAYAGAKMLDEFLALAHWHEARLPVVVARLFNTVGPRQTGRYGMVVPRFVRQGMAGEPITVYGDGTQTRCFAHVLDVVDALVRLIHHPGARGEVFNVGNGEEVSIMQLAERVRALTGGRSDIRTIPYDEAYTSGFEDMVRRVPCLDKIRRLIGYEPTRGLGRILSDVLAEGEGASAG is encoded by the coding sequence ATGCGATACCTTGTCACCGGAGGCGCCGGGTTCATCGGCAGCCACCTCTGCGAGCGCCTGCTCGACGACGGCCACGAGGTGCTGGCGCTCGACGACCTGAGCACCGGCCGCTTCTCCAACGTCGCCCCCCTGGAAGGGCGGCCGGGGTTCGAGCTGCGGGTGGCCAGCGTCACCGACCCGGGCGTGGTCGAGCGCTGCGTGCTGGAGTGCTCGGCCGTCTTCCACCTGGCCAGCGCCGTGGGCGTGCGGCTGGTGGTGGACGAGCCGGTGAAGACGATCGAGACGATCGTCAACGGCACCGACACGATCCTCCGCTGCTGCGCCCGGTATCGCCGGCCGATGCTGCTGACCTCCACCAGCGAGGTCTACGGCAAGAGCGACCGCATCCCCTTCCGGGAAGACGACGACGTGGTGCTCGGCCCGACCACCACCCGGCGCTGGGCATACGCCGGGGCGAAGATGCTCGACGAGTTCCTCGCCCTGGCCCACTGGCACGAGGCGAGGCTGCCGGTGGTGGTGGCCCGGCTGTTCAACACCGTCGGCCCCAGGCAGACCGGCCGGTACGGCATGGTCGTCCCCCGGTTCGTCAGGCAGGGGATGGCCGGCGAGCCGATCACGGTCTACGGCGACGGGACCCAGACGCGGTGCTTCGCCCACGTGCTGGACGTGGTCGATGCGCTGGTCCGGCTGATCCACCACCCGGGCGCCCGGGGCGAGGTCTTCAACGTCGGCAACGGCGAGGAGGTCTCGATCATGCAGCTGGCCGAGCGCGTCCGCGCGCTGACCGGCGGCCGGAGCGACATCCGGACCATCCCGTATGACGAGGCGTACACGTCCGGATTCGAGGACATGGTCCGCCGGGTCCCGTGCCTGGACAAGATCCGCCGGCTGATCGGCTACGAGCCGACCCGGGGGCTGGGCCGGATCCTCTCGGACGTGCTGGCCGAGGGGGAGGGCGCCTCGGCCGGCTGA
- a CDS encoding HNH endonuclease, with amino-acid sequence MSAAVLDRPTLVLNRNWQPVNVASVSRALVMLWNESARVVDPDDFRLYDWADWARLKPRDDEPFIQAVTFRMRVPEVVTLTHYDRFRESTVTFSRRNIFKRDHSTCQYCGDRPGSSELTIDHVLPRAQGGVSTWENCVLACVGCNSRKANRTPEQAHMRLRKKPVRPEWKPMYAYSTMRIESWSRFISEAYWNVALDEGE; translated from the coding sequence ATGAGCGCCGCTGTCCTCGACCGCCCGACCCTGGTCCTGAACCGGAACTGGCAGCCGGTGAACGTGGCCTCGGTCTCCAGGGCGCTGGTGATGCTGTGGAACGAGTCGGCCCGCGTCGTCGACCCCGACGATTTCCGACTCTACGACTGGGCCGACTGGGCCCGGCTGAAACCCAGGGACGACGAGCCGTTCATCCAGGCCGTCACGTTCCGGATGCGCGTGCCGGAGGTCGTCACCCTGACCCATTACGACCGCTTCCGCGAGTCGACGGTGACCTTCAGCCGCCGCAACATCTTCAAGCGCGACCACTCGACCTGCCAGTACTGCGGCGACCGGCCCGGCTCCTCGGAGCTGACGATCGACCACGTGCTGCCCCGGGCCCAGGGGGGCGTCTCCACCTGGGAGAACTGCGTGCTGGCCTGCGTGGGCTGCAATTCCCGCAAGGCCAACCGCACCCCGGAGCAGGCGCACATGAGGCTCCGCAAGAAGCCGGTCCGGCCGGAGTGGAAGCCCATGTACGCCTATTCCACCATGCGGATCGAGAGCTGGTCCCGGTTCATCAGCGAGGCGTACTGGAACGTCGCCCTCGACGAGGGGGAGTGA
- a CDS encoding competence/damage-inducible protein A — MRAELLIIGSELTSGEKLDTNGQWLCTRLAELGVPVRFTTVIGDDLDDNIDAFKAASGRSDLVVSSGGLGPTQDDLTRDALAKAGGVGMVQDDEALRMIEALFARRDRPMPDRNRTQALIPEGSEILHNPTGTAPGIWMRLDRAWVACLPGVPRELKAMFDAELAPRLRASGLAGRVVLGRTINLFGLGESEAEQRAPDLTARGRIPEVGITASDATISFRIRAEGADEAEALALIGPTAEAIYERFGDFVVGEGTDDVAEGLVAALKSTGKTIALAESCTGGLIAHRITRVDGVSPHFPGGVVSYANGVKSTLLDVPADLIASKGAVSPEVAEAMAEGARRRLGADLGLAVTGVAGPAGGTPEKPVGLVYLGLADASGTRHRRLALGPEQPRAVIQSRASKHAMNWARLALLGKLP, encoded by the coding sequence ATGCGAGCCGAACTCCTGATCATCGGAAGCGAACTCACCAGCGGGGAGAAGCTGGACACCAACGGCCAGTGGCTCTGCACCCGGCTCGCCGAGTTGGGCGTCCCGGTCCGGTTCACGACCGTGATTGGGGATGACCTGGACGACAACATCGACGCCTTCAAGGCCGCCTCGGGCCGCTCGGACCTGGTCGTCTCCAGCGGGGGCCTCGGGCCGACGCAGGACGACCTGACCCGGGACGCCCTGGCGAAGGCCGGGGGCGTCGGCATGGTGCAGGACGACGAGGCCTTGCGGATGATCGAGGCCCTCTTCGCCCGCCGAGATCGCCCCATGCCCGACCGCAACCGGACCCAGGCGCTCATCCCCGAGGGGTCGGAAATCCTGCACAACCCCACCGGCACGGCCCCCGGCATCTGGATGCGGCTCGACCGGGCGTGGGTCGCCTGCCTGCCGGGCGTCCCCCGGGAGCTGAAGGCCATGTTCGACGCCGAACTCGCCCCCCGGCTCCGGGCCTCCGGCCTGGCCGGCCGGGTCGTCCTGGGCCGGACGATCAACCTCTTCGGCCTCGGCGAGTCCGAGGCCGAGCAGCGGGCCCCCGACCTCACCGCCCGGGGCCGGATCCCCGAGGTCGGCATCACCGCCTCCGACGCCACCATCAGCTTCCGGATCCGCGCCGAGGGGGCCGACGAGGCCGAGGCCCTCGCCCTCATCGGGCCGACCGCCGAGGCCATCTACGAGCGGTTCGGCGACTTCGTCGTCGGCGAGGGGACCGACGACGTGGCCGAGGGGCTCGTCGCCGCGTTGAAGTCCACCGGCAAGACGATCGCCCTGGCGGAGTCCTGCACCGGCGGCCTGATCGCCCACCGGATCACCCGGGTCGACGGCGTCAGCCCCCACTTCCCCGGCGGCGTCGTTTCGTACGCGAATGGGGTCAAGTCAACGCTGCTGGACGTGCCCGCCGACCTGATCGCCTCGAAGGGGGCCGTCAGCCCCGAGGTGGCCGAGGCGATGGCCGAGGGGGCCCGCCGCCGCCTGGGTGCAGACCTCGGCCTCGCGGTCACCGGGGTCGCCGGCCCGGCCGGCGGCACCCCCGAGAAGCCCGTCGGCCTGGTCTACCTCGGCCTCGCCGACGCCTCCGGCACCCGGCACCGCCGCCTCGCCCTCGGCCCCGAGCAGCCCCGGGCCGTCATCCAGTCCCGCGCCTCCAAGCACGCCATGAACTGGGCCCGCCTGGCGCTGCTGGGCAAGCTCCCTTGA
- a CDS encoding alpha/beta hydrolase family protein encodes MRSTVPNGRPSRPAAALLAALLAASPLPWRPSIADEGGTPGDDLRRRGFVGAGVAPEEGDRGVRVTLVVPGSPAEAAGLIEGDLIVGVDDEPVTDPASFVSLVGARGAGEEVALRFIREGEERTERVTFGERPRETSEAGEVIYGSVAAAAGRQRTIVTKPEGDGPFPALFLIQGLGCVSIENPAGGLIGYKEVIDAFTEAGYVTLRVDKPGCGDSEGGPCADVDFDTELDGYRQGLAALKAMPFVDPGRVVLFGHSMGGVMGPILAAEDPVAGVAVYGTVLKTWSEYLLENVRRQSALGGAAPDEVDDTLRAHAKLYARLFVLGQEPDEALAEDPSLAPVLADVAPDGEHPYTRNARFFRQLDARNLPAAWLEADADALAIWGEADFVSTREDHELIASLVDGRSEGSGRFVLLEGTDHGFSRADSYRDAMEREGPGEFNPELLRVLLDWAGSVVDPAG; translated from the coding sequence ATGAGATCGACCGTCCCGAATGGCCGCCCGAGCCGGCCCGCCGCCGCCCTGCTCGCCGCCCTCCTGGCCGCCTCCCCCCTGCCCTGGCGGCCCTCGATCGCCGACGAGGGCGGGACCCCCGGCGACGACCTCCGGCGTCGCGGATTCGTCGGCGCCGGGGTCGCCCCCGAGGAGGGAGACCGGGGGGTCCGGGTCACCCTGGTCGTCCCCGGCTCCCCCGCGGAGGCCGCCGGGCTGATCGAAGGGGACCTGATCGTCGGCGTCGACGACGAGCCCGTCACCGACCCGGCCTCGTTCGTCTCCCTGGTCGGCGCCCGGGGGGCGGGGGAGGAGGTCGCGCTCCGCTTCATCCGGGAGGGGGAGGAGCGGACCGAGCGCGTCACCTTCGGCGAGCGGCCCCGGGAGACCTCCGAGGCGGGCGAGGTGATCTACGGCTCGGTCGCCGCCGCCGCCGGCCGGCAGCGGACGATCGTCACGAAGCCCGAGGGGGACGGCCCCTTCCCGGCCCTCTTCCTGATCCAGGGGCTCGGCTGCGTCTCGATCGAGAACCCGGCCGGCGGCCTGATCGGCTACAAGGAGGTGATCGACGCCTTCACCGAGGCCGGCTACGTCACCCTCCGGGTCGACAAGCCCGGATGCGGCGACTCCGAGGGCGGCCCCTGCGCCGACGTCGACTTCGACACCGAGCTGGACGGCTACCGCCAGGGCCTGGCCGCCCTGAAGGCCATGCCCTTCGTCGACCCCGGCCGGGTCGTCCTCTTCGGCCACAGCATGGGGGGCGTGATGGGCCCGATCCTCGCCGCCGAGGACCCCGTGGCCGGGGTCGCGGTCTACGGCACGGTGCTCAAGACCTGGTCCGAGTACCTGCTGGAGAACGTCCGACGCCAGTCCGCCCTCGGCGGGGCCGCGCCCGACGAGGTCGACGACACCCTCCGCGCCCACGCGAAGCTCTACGCCCGCCTCTTCGTCCTGGGCCAGGAGCCCGACGAGGCCCTGGCCGAGGACCCGAGCCTGGCCCCGGTGCTGGCCGACGTGGCCCCCGACGGCGAGCACCCCTACACCCGCAACGCCCGCTTCTTCCGCCAGCTCGACGCCCGGAACCTGCCCGCCGCCTGGCTCGAGGCCGACGCCGACGCCCTGGCCATCTGGGGGGAGGCCGACTTCGTCTCCACCCGCGAGGACCACGAGCTGATCGCCTCGCTCGTCGACGGCCGGTCCGAGGGCTCGGGCCGCTTCGTGCTGCTGGAGGGGACCGACCACGGCTTCTCCCGGGCCGACTCCTACCGGGACGCCATGGAGCGGGAGGGCCCCGGCGAGTTCAACCCCGAGCTGCTCCGGGTCCTGCTCGACTGGGCCGGCTCCGTCGTCGACCCCGCGGGGTGA
- a CDS encoding MBL fold metallo-hydrolase, whose product MRITWYGHAAFLVEADGKRIILDPYTSADVGSYAPISEGADVVAASHENAKYHSGTSEIVPPFETVLGTSIPPEGVEVAGIRIQAIPAFETPEKRAGDEVSILDFRLEGLHVAFLGDLGHPLGTLELALLGRPDVLLVPAGGPPTIDYPLIPPLIDALSPSIVIPMHYLTPKINLEIQPVERFLEALPDWPVERVDGPSVTVDRESLEPRRIVVLESAR is encoded by the coding sequence ATGAGAATCACCTGGTACGGCCACGCCGCCTTCCTCGTCGAGGCCGACGGCAAGCGGATCATCCTCGACCCCTACACCTCGGCCGACGTCGGCTCCTACGCCCCCATCTCCGAGGGGGCCGACGTGGTTGCCGCCAGCCACGAGAACGCGAAGTATCACAGCGGCACCTCCGAGATCGTCCCCCCCTTCGAGACGGTGCTGGGCACCTCGATCCCCCCCGAGGGGGTCGAAGTCGCCGGGATTCGCATCCAGGCCATCCCCGCCTTCGAGACCCCCGAGAAGCGCGCCGGGGACGAGGTCTCGATCCTCGACTTCCGCCTCGAAGGCCTGCACGTCGCCTTCCTCGGCGACCTCGGCCACCCCCTCGGCACCCTGGAACTGGCCCTACTCGGCCGCCCCGACGTCCTGCTCGTCCCCGCCGGCGGCCCGCCGACGATCGACTACCCGCTGATCCCCCCGCTCATCGACGCCCTCTCCCCCTCGATCGTCATCCCGATGCACTACCTGACCCCCAAGATCAACCTGGAGATCCAGCCCGTCGAACGCTTCCTGGAGGCCTTGCCCGACTGGCCGGTCGAGCGGGTCGACGGCCCGAGCGTCACCGTCGACCGGGAGTCCCTCGAACCCCGACGGATCGTCGTGCTGGAGTCGGCCCGGTGA
- a CDS encoding HAD family hydrolase — MPATPDLLAIFDHDGVLVDSLAFHQSAWVDLGRRADLPITEQFVLETFGMTNPAIFRRLVGDALDDAEVARLGALKEECYREVARGKVVLMDGVHALLDALTARGVALAIGTSGPRANMRLTVESCGLDGRFAAIAALEDITRSKPDPEVFLLAARLAGVDPRGAVVFEDAPIGIQAAKAAGMFAVGVASTRPAEALREAGADEVVESLADYPVDALLDRLRSRSGGTA; from the coding sequence ATGCCCGCCACCCCCGACCTGCTCGCGATCTTCGACCACGACGGCGTGCTCGTCGATTCGCTCGCCTTCCACCAGAGCGCCTGGGTCGACCTCGGCCGCCGCGCCGATCTGCCGATTACCGAGCAATTCGTGCTCGAAACCTTCGGCATGACCAACCCGGCCATCTTCCGACGCCTCGTCGGCGACGCCCTCGACGACGCCGAGGTCGCCCGCCTCGGCGCCCTGAAGGAGGAGTGCTATCGGGAAGTCGCCCGGGGCAAGGTCGTGCTCATGGACGGCGTCCACGCCCTGCTCGACGCCCTGACGGCCCGGGGCGTCGCCCTGGCCATCGGCACCAGCGGACCACGGGCGAACATGCGGCTCACCGTCGAGTCTTGCGGCCTCGACGGCCGCTTCGCCGCCATCGCCGCGCTGGAGGACATCACCCGATCGAAGCCGGATCCCGAAGTCTTCCTGCTCGCGGCCCGGCTCGCCGGGGTCGATCCCCGGGGCGCCGTCGTCTTCGAGGACGCGCCGATCGGCATCCAGGCCGCCAAGGCCGCCGGCATGTTCGCCGTCGGGGTCGCCTCGACCCGACCGGCCGAGGCCCTCCGGGAGGCCGGCGCCGACGAGGTGGTCGAATCCCTCGCCGACTACCCAGTCGACGCCCTGCTCGACCGCCTCCGATCCCGATCGGGGGGCACGGCCTGA
- a CDS encoding Fur family transcriptional regulator, whose translation MTPSQDLAPLQVTDSPEEKFREYLEIRGEKLTEPRRVLVNHIFNTHKHFDADELVADLRESGRRVSRSTVYRTLRLMVDAGLLRELRLTNRSAYEHSYGYPSHDHMHCTQCGAIVEFRNEEIRKLRELIGQEFGFRPDNHRFVITGQCSDCLKARGRRRKLDQI comes from the coding sequence GTGACCCCATCCCAAGACCTCGCGCCGCTCCAGGTCACCGACAGCCCCGAGGAGAAGTTCCGCGAGTACCTCGAGATCCGGGGCGAGAAGCTGACCGAGCCCCGCCGCGTGCTCGTCAACCACATCTTCAACACCCACAAGCACTTCGACGCCGACGAACTGGTGGCCGACCTCCGGGAGTCCGGCCGACGGGTCAGCCGGTCCACCGTCTACCGGACCCTCCGGCTGATGGTCGACGCCGGCCTGCTCCGCGAGCTGAGGCTCACCAACCGATCGGCGTATGAGCATAGTTACGGGTATCCCTCGCACGACCACATGCATTGCACCCAGTGCGGGGCGATCGTCGAGTTCCGCAACGAGGAGATCCGCAAGCTCCGGGAGCTGATCGGCCAGGAGTTCGGCTTCCGGCCCGACAACCACCGCTTCGTGATCACGGGCCAATGCTCCGACTGCCTGAAGGCCCGGGGCCGGCGGCGGAAGCTCGACCAGATCTGA
- a CDS encoding sigma-70 family RNA polymerase sigma factor → MSAIREEPMPSPERFRPYLVALARLRLGAGGRGKVEASDVVQQTLLEAHRCRDQFRGRGEAEMAAWLRKLLACNLVDAFRARGRACRDDGRERSLEAELERSSARLADFLAADQTSPSEAAGRLEQALLLADALGRLPEAQRAALELRYGRGLAVLEIARELDRSPAAVAGLLKRGVRELRALLGDREGP, encoded by the coding sequence ATGTCGGCGATCCGGGAGGAGCCGATGCCGTCCCCCGAGCGGTTCCGACCCTATCTCGTCGCGCTGGCCAGGCTCCGCCTGGGGGCCGGGGGCCGGGGCAAGGTCGAGGCGTCGGACGTGGTGCAGCAGACGCTGCTGGAGGCCCACCGCTGCCGGGACCAGTTCCGGGGCCGGGGCGAGGCCGAGATGGCGGCCTGGCTCCGGAAGCTACTCGCGTGCAACCTCGTCGATGCGTTCCGGGCCCGGGGACGGGCATGCCGTGACGACGGGAGGGAGCGGTCGCTGGAGGCGGAATTGGAGCGGTCGTCGGCCCGGCTGGCCGACTTCCTCGCCGCCGACCAGACCTCGCCGAGCGAGGCGGCCGGCCGGCTGGAGCAGGCCCTCCTCCTCGCCGACGCCCTGGGGCGGCTGCCGGAGGCGCAGCGGGCCGCCCTGGAGCTGCGATATGGCCGGGGGTTGGCGGTCCTGGAGATCGCCCGGGAGCTGGACCGCAGCCCCGCCGCCGTCGCCGGGCTCCTGAAGCGGGGCGTCCGGGAGCTTCGGGCCCTGCTGGGCGACCGGGAGGGGCCATGA
- a CDS encoding serine/threonine-protein kinase yields MSTDPSGERSLDRRVDEAIAEYLAAEDLGLSIDRDAYLARHPDLADELGAFLDDHDGMARLAPGRFPGAAPERTIDLGEASGPGEAGEASPAPTPARCGDYDLLGEVARGGMGVVYRASHRGLNKVVALKMILDGPLASGDGIRRFRAEAEALAVLDHPHIVPVFDVGQAGSHHYFVMRYMPGGSLADRLARGPVEPEEAARLAHTIARAVHHAHRRGILHRDLKPSNILLDAEGRPSVSDFGLAKRIGDLDERTATGAIVGSPSYMAPEQAEGSRSITVATDVYGLGAILFALLTGRPPFRSESVLETIRQVRECDPEPPASLNRRVDRDLETICLRCLAKDPDRRYESADDLADDLGRWLRGEPIRARRVGRAGRLALWCRRHPAASSLGLLTAVSLVATTLAALSLARAREAMLVREVGMSNRYAARHVASTILRELEHLGRPVAEAAGDPELIGLLTRDDREGLQRYVERRERDPFGASDGRTSLSGESPYATWFVLDRSGVIRGESPRSRDVVGRDFGGRDYVRGAIEHADRPGSSAVHVSLIFKSENDGMPKFALAAPVRPGPGGPPIGVVAATVTTRAELEGLRLDDRSRIAVLVGRVDPEPPRSGAEPWRPGGSHVILRHPAYAGRGVDAVPFPGALISGLPGRSPGGCPGREFRLPGPEPEGDDASAIDDDYADPLGRVDPRYRGRWIAGLAPVGGTELAVVIQRRFDEAVDPDRALTIGLSLGVATALTLAILLLGAAAVVLRGRRARPGSGGPGGILA; encoded by the coding sequence ATGAGCACCGACCCCAGCGGAGAGCGATCCCTCGACCGCCGCGTCGACGAGGCCATCGCCGAGTACCTCGCCGCCGAGGACCTCGGCCTGTCGATCGACCGCGACGCGTACCTCGCGAGGCACCCGGACCTCGCCGACGAGCTCGGGGCGTTCCTCGACGACCACGACGGCATGGCCCGCCTCGCCCCCGGCCGATTCCCCGGAGCGGCCCCCGAGCGGACCATCGACCTGGGCGAGGCGTCCGGGCCGGGCGAAGCGGGCGAGGCTTCGCCCGCCCCCACGCCCGCCCGGTGCGGGGACTACGACCTGCTGGGGGAGGTCGCCCGGGGCGGCATGGGGGTGGTCTATCGGGCCTCCCACCGCGGCCTGAACAAGGTCGTGGCCCTGAAGATGATCCTCGACGGCCCGCTCGCCTCCGGCGACGGCATCCGCCGCTTCCGGGCCGAGGCCGAGGCCCTGGCGGTGCTGGACCACCCGCACATCGTCCCCGTCTTCGACGTCGGCCAGGCGGGTTCCCATCACTACTTCGTCATGAGATACATGCCCGGGGGCAGCCTGGCCGACCGCCTCGCCCGCGGCCCGGTCGAGCCCGAGGAGGCGGCCCGGCTGGCCCACACCATCGCCCGGGCGGTCCACCACGCCCACCGCCGGGGCATCCTCCACCGCGACCTGAAGCCCTCCAACATCCTGCTCGATGCCGAGGGCCGGCCGAGCGTCAGCGACTTCGGCCTGGCCAAGCGGATCGGCGACCTCGACGAGCGGACCGCCACCGGCGCCATCGTCGGATCCCCCTCGTACATGGCCCCCGAGCAGGCCGAGGGGAGCCGGTCGATCACCGTGGCCACCGATGTCTACGGCCTGGGGGCGATCCTCTTCGCCCTGCTCACCGGCCGGCCGCCGTTCCGCTCCGAGTCGGTCCTGGAGACGATCCGGCAGGTCCGGGAGTGCGACCCCGAGCCCCCCGCGAGCCTGAACCGCCGGGTCGACCGCGACCTGGAGACGATCTGCCTGCGATGCCTGGCCAAGGACCCCGACCGCCGCTACGAGTCGGCCGACGACCTGGCGGACGACCTGGGACGCTGGCTGCGAGGCGAGCCGATCCGGGCCCGCCGGGTGGGCCGGGCCGGCCGACTCGCCCTCTGGTGCCGCCGGCACCCGGCCGCCTCCTCGCTCGGGCTGCTGACGGCCGTCTCCCTGGTGGCGACGACCCTCGCGGCCCTTTCCCTGGCCCGGGCGAGGGAGGCGATGCTCGTCCGGGAGGTCGGCATGAGCAACCGATACGCCGCCCGGCACGTCGCCAGCACAATCCTCCGGGAACTGGAGCACCTGGGCCGCCCCGTCGCCGAGGCCGCCGGGGATCCGGAGCTGATCGGCCTGCTGACGCGGGACGACCGCGAGGGGCTCCAGCGGTACGTCGAGCGGAGGGAACGGGACCCCTTCGGCGCCTCGGACGGCCGGACGTCCCTGTCGGGGGAGTCCCCCTACGCCACCTGGTTCGTCCTCGACCGGTCCGGGGTGATCCGGGGCGAGTCCCCCCGGAGCCGGGACGTGGTCGGGCGCGACTTCGGCGGCCGGGACTACGTCCGGGGGGCGATCGAACATGCCGACCGGCCCGGCTCCTCCGCCGTCCACGTCTCCCTGATCTTCAAGTCCGAGAACGACGGGATGCCCAAGTTCGCCCTGGCCGCCCCGGTCCGACCCGGGCCCGGGGGGCCGCCGATCGGCGTGGTCGCGGCGACCGTCACCACCCGGGCGGAGCTGGAGGGCCTCCGCCTCGACGACCGCAGCAGGATCGCCGTGCTCGTCGGCCGGGTCGACCCGGAGCCTCCCCGGTCCGGGGCCGAGCCGTGGAGGCCGGGCGGCTCTCACGTGATCCTCCGGCACCCGGCGTATGCCGGCCGGGGCGTCGATGCCGTCCCGTTCCCGGGGGCCCTGATCTCGGGGCTCCCGGGCCGATCGCCGGGGGGATGCCCCGGTCGGGAGTTCCGCCTCCCCGGGCCCGAGCCGGAGGGGGACGACGCCTCGGCGATCGACGACGACTACGCCGACCCCCTCGGCCGGGTCGACCCGCGCTACCGGGGCCGGTGGATCGCCGGCCTGGCCCCGGTCGGCGGCACCGAGCTGGCGGTCGTCATCCAGCGCCGGTTCGACGAGGCGGTCGACCCGGACCGGGCGTTGACGATCGGCCTGTCGCTGGGGGTCGCGACGGCCCTGACCCTGGCGATCCTGCTCCTCGGGGCGGCCGCCGTCGTCCTGAGGGGCCGGAGGGCCCGGCCCGGCTCGGGGGGCCCGGGGGGGATCCTTGCATGA